One region of Quercus lobata isolate SW786 chromosome 2, ValleyOak3.0 Primary Assembly, whole genome shotgun sequence genomic DNA includes:
- the LOC115976939 gene encoding F-box protein At4g22280-like, whose amino-acid sequence MREFGMKRKKIEGESCSSSSSLSSVSVRQNEEDIISSLPDSILCHILSFLPIRDSVATSVLSNRWKPLWTLVPVLDLDHYNLSRKRRGQTFSFVDTVVRIWTLRNAISTPTPLRKLRISWCVDCLPLFVDSLVRATIPKGSLQQLDLNIYSFKQRLELPRSVFFSKTLVVLKLNGTFLLNPPSASTFPNLEILLLDSVRYANCDSLSTLLASSPVLQDFTLKLGRFGMDNLDKNAAAGKLNIIVLVPTLKFLLLHVECESYKLHLNTPPLKYFHFKGVLDEDVVLEKLPNLVKSVLQVETCYDTSDDDYAMRIWDFMGPLYNVISMELYINTAESLCHASNHDDDVPMFHNLSSLKIYGELWFKYAWHAVRLLLFRAPKLQTLTFELVDLYGSRCSDLDNCSKNSPDVPQCLSSHLTTCHYIGFSEHEDEMELVRQILKDAKVLRTMKITAEGRPDSKTKRRIHKESESNCHGEDSNLLSGLLMEVEGLFC is encoded by the exons atgagagagtttggaatgAAACGGAAGAAGATTGAAGGCGAGAGttgcagcagcagcagcagcctATCTTCTGTTTCGGTTCGACAAAATGAAGAAGACATTATCAGCAGTCTACCAGACTCTATCCTCTGCCACATCCTCTCTTTTCTTCCAATCAGAGACTCCGTGGCAACAAGCGTTTTGTCGAACAGGTGGAAGCCTCTCTGGACTCTGGTCCCTGTTCTTGACTTGGATCACTACAATCTTTCTAGAAAACGGCGGGGTCAAACTTTTAGCTTTGTGGATACAGTGGTCAGAATTTGGACTCTCCGAAACGCCATTTCCACTCCCACCCCCCTACGCAAATTGCGCATTTCTTGGTGCGTCGATTGTCTTCCCTTGTTTGTCGACTCATTGGTCCGCGCCACCATTCCCAAAGGTTCTTTGCAACAACTCGATCTCAACATTTATTCTTTTAAACAACGTTTGGAGTTGCCCCGTTCTGTCTTCTTTAGTAAAACATTAGTGGTTCTCAAACTTAACGGTACCTTTCTTCTCAATCCTCCTTCTGCTTCTACCTTCCCAAATCTCGAGATTCTGCTACTTGATTCTGTTCGCTATGCAAACTGTGACTCTCTCTCCACACTCCTCGCATCCTCCCCGGTCCTTCAAGATTTTACCCTCAAACTGGGTCGGTTTGGAATGGACAATTTGGACAAGAATGCAGCAGCAGGCAAGTTAAATATCATTGTTCTTGTACCTACTTTGAAATTTCTACTTTTACATGTTGAGTGTGAGTCATACAAACTCCATCTAAACACCCCGCCTCTTAAGTACTTTCATTTCAAAGGTGTTTTGGATGAGGATGTTGTGTTAGAAAAGCTCCCCAACCTGGTCAAATCAGTGCTTCAAGTTGAGACATGTTATGATACAAGTGATGATGATTATGCAATGAGGATATGGGACTTCATGGGACCACTCTATAATGTTATATCCATGGAATTGTACATAAATACCGCGGAG AGCCTCTGCCATGCTTCTAATCATGATGATGATGTTCCCATGTTTCATAATTTGTCTTCCTTGAAGATTTATGGTGAGCTTTGGTTTAAGTATGCGTGGCATGCAGTACGACTATTGCTTTTTCGGGCTCCAAAGCTACAAACACTTACCTTTGAATTGGTAGATTTGTATGGCTCTCGTTGTTCTGATCTTGACAATTGCTCAAAGAACTCACCGGATGTTCCTCAATGTTTGTCATCACACCTTACAACCTGTCATTATATAGGATTTTCAGAGCATGAAGATGAGATGGAACTTGTTAGGCAAATCCTAAAGGATGCAAAAGTATTAAGGACAATGAAAATCACTGCTGAAGGGCGTCCAGACTCAAAGACGAAGCGTCGTATTCACAAGGA AAGTGAGTCCAACTGTCATGGCGAGGACTCAAATTTGCTCTCTGGGTTGTTGATGGAGGTAGAGGGGCTTTTTTGTTAA
- the LOC115976940 gene encoding ras-related protein Rab7-like isoform X1 gives MASRRRMLLKVIILGDSGVGKTSLMNQYVNRKFSNQYKATIGADFLTKEVQFEDRQFTLQIWDTAGQERFQSLGVAFYRGADCCVLVYDVNVMKSFDNLNNWREEFLIQASPSDPENFPFVVLGNKIDVDSGNSRVVSEKKAKAWCASKGNIPYFETSAKEGFNVEAAFQCIAKNALKNEPEEEIYLPDTIDVVGRQQQRSSGCEC, from the exons atggCTTCTCGGAGGCGTATGCTTCTCAAGGTCATAATCCTCGGAGACAGCGg GGTTGGGAAGACATCACTGATGAATCA ATATGTGAATCGTAAGTTCAGTAATCAGTACAAAGCAACCATTGGAGCTGATTTCTTGACAAAAGAAGTGCAGTTTGAGGATAGACAATTTACATTGCAG ATATGGGATACAGCTGGGCAGGAAAGGTTTCAAAGTCTTGGTGTGGCATTCTACCGTGGAGCAGACTGTTGTGTTCTAGTCTATGACGTAAATGTCATGAAATCATTTGATAACCTCAACAACTGGAGGGAGGAGTTTCTGATTCAG GCCAGCCCTTCTGATCCAGAAAACTTCCCATTTGTTGTATTGGGGAACAAGATAGATGTTGACAGTGGCAATAGTCGGGTG GTATCTGAGAAGAAGGCAAAGGCATGGTGTGCTTCCAAGGGAAATATTCCTTACTTTGAAACTTCTGCAAAAGAAGGTTTCAATGTAGAAGCTGCCTTCCAGTGTATAGCCAAAAATGCTCTTAAGAATGAACCTGAAGAAGAAAT TTACCTCCCTGACACCATTGATGTGGTGGGTCGACAACAACAAAGATCTTCGGGTTGTGAATGTTAG
- the LOC115976940 gene encoding ras-related protein Rab7-like isoform X2, with protein MNQYVNRKFSNQYKATIGADFLTKEVQFEDRQFTLQIWDTAGQERFQSLGVAFYRGADCCVLVYDVNVMKSFDNLNNWREEFLIQASPSDPENFPFVVLGNKIDVDSGNSRVVSEKKAKAWCASKGNIPYFETSAKEGFNVEAAFQCIAKNALKNEPEEEIYLPDTIDVVGRQQQRSSGCEC; from the exons ATGAATCA ATATGTGAATCGTAAGTTCAGTAATCAGTACAAAGCAACCATTGGAGCTGATTTCTTGACAAAAGAAGTGCAGTTTGAGGATAGACAATTTACATTGCAG ATATGGGATACAGCTGGGCAGGAAAGGTTTCAAAGTCTTGGTGTGGCATTCTACCGTGGAGCAGACTGTTGTGTTCTAGTCTATGACGTAAATGTCATGAAATCATTTGATAACCTCAACAACTGGAGGGAGGAGTTTCTGATTCAG GCCAGCCCTTCTGATCCAGAAAACTTCCCATTTGTTGTATTGGGGAACAAGATAGATGTTGACAGTGGCAATAGTCGGGTG GTATCTGAGAAGAAGGCAAAGGCATGGTGTGCTTCCAAGGGAAATATTCCTTACTTTGAAACTTCTGCAAAAGAAGGTTTCAATGTAGAAGCTGCCTTCCAGTGTATAGCCAAAAATGCTCTTAAGAATGAACCTGAAGAAGAAAT TTACCTCCCTGACACCATTGATGTGGTGGGTCGACAACAACAAAGATCTTCGGGTTGTGAATGTTAG
- the LOC115976942 gene encoding proline-rich receptor-like protein kinase PERK1 yields MSSPTPGASPAPSSPPSNNTASPPPATPSAPPPATPSAPPPSTNTTASPPPPTPVTPSSSPPPPSSTNTTSPPPSTAPPSTPTPTPPSSSSPTPPSTQSSPPPPPSSSNNSPPSTRSPPPPPSSSNTTPSTSSSGISTGVVVGLAIGGVVILVVLSLLCICCKKKRKRRDDEDYYPPPPPPGPKGGPYGGPQQHWQYNAPPPSDHVVGAMPKPSPPPAVASRPPYSPVNAPTSPKPPPPPPPQYLSSSGGSNYSGSENPQPPPHPGVVLGFSKSTFTYDELAMATDGFSDANLLGQGGFGYVHRGVLPNGKEVAIKQLKAGSGQGEREFQAEVEIISRVHHKHLVSLVGYCIAGAQRLLVYEFVPNNTLEFHLHGKGRPTMGWPTRLKIALGASKGLAYLHEDCHPKIIHRDIKASNILLDFKFEAKVADFGLAKIASDANTHVSTRVMGTFGYLAPEYASSGKLTDKSDVFSFGVMLLELITGRRPVDTTNTFMEDSLVDWARPLLSRTLEDRNFDDLADPKLKNDYDPNEMARMVACAAASVRHSGRRRPRMSQIVRALEGEASLTDLNEGIRPGHSTQYSSYGSSDYDTSQYNEDMKKFRKMALGSQEYGASSEYSGRTSEYGLYPSGSSSEGHNTREMEMGKMKKSSLGFSGGS; encoded by the exons ATGTCGAGTCCGACTCCCGGAGCGTCTCCGGCGCCCTCGTCACCTCCGTCGAACAACACCGCCTCACCACCACCAGCCACTCCCTCAGCTCCACCACCAGCCACTCCCTCAGCTCCTCCTCCATCCACGAACACCACCGCCTCTCCTCCGCCACCAACACCAGTCACTCCATCATCATCGCCACCACCGCCATCATCCACTAACACCACCTCTCCCCCTCCATCGACAGCCCCTCCCTCCACTCCAACTCCCACACCTCCCTCCTCATCATCTCCAACCCCTCCTTCAACTCAAagctctcctcctcctcctccgtCGAGTTCTAATAACTCGCCCCCGAGTACTCGGAGCCCTCCGCCGCCACCTTCTTCCTCCAATACGACGCCGTCTACTTCGTCGAGTGGGATATCTACCGGGGTAGTGGTGGGGTTAGCGATAGGTGGGGTGGTGATACTAGTGGTGTTGAGTTTATTGTGCATTTGTTGTAAAAAGAAGCGGAAACGCCGTGACGACGAAGACTACTATCCTCCTCCACCGCCTCCTGGGCCCAAAG GTGGCCCTTACGGTGGTCCACAACAGCATTGGCAGTATAATGCTCCCCCACCTTCCGATCATGTTGTTGGAGCGATGCCCAAACCCTCTCCCCCTCCAGCAGTTGCATCACGACCGCCATACTCCCCGGTAAATGCTCCTACCTCACCGAAGCCCCCACCACCACCGCCGCCACAATACCTGAGCAGCAGTGGTGGTTCCAACTATTCAGGGTCTGAAAATCCTCAACCACCACCTCATCCAGGAGTGGTCTTAGGTTTCTCAAAGAGCACTTTTACATATGACGAATTAGCTATGGCAACGGATGGCTTCTCAGATGCCAACCTCCTTGGACAAGGTGGATTTGGGTATGTGCATAGAGGGGTCCTTCCAAATGGGAAGGAAGTAGCGATCAAGCAGTTGAAAGCTGGAAGTGGGCAGGGGGAGCGCGAGTTTCAGGCAGAAGTCGAGATAATTAGCAGAGTACATCACAAGCACCTTGTTTCATTGGTTGGGTACTGTATTGCTGGGGCCCAGAGACTGCTTGTTTATGAGTTTGTTCCAAACAATACTTTGGAGTTCCACTTACATG GGAAGGGGCGACCAACTATGGGTTGGCCGACCAGACTTAAAATTGCTTTAGGAGCTTCTAAAGGACTGGCATATCTTCATGAGGATT GTCATCCCAAGATCATTCATCGTGATATCAAAGCATCTAATATTCTTTTAGATTTCAAGTTTGAGGCAAAG GTTGCAGATTTTGGACTTGCAAAAATTGCTTCTGATGCCAATACTCATGTCTCCACCCGGGTGATGGGAACTTTTGG GTATCTGGCTCCAGAGTACGCTTCAAGTGGGAAACTCACAGACAAATCAGATGTTTTCTCCTTTGGTGTCATGCTTTTGGAGTTGATCACTGGACGCCGACCTGTTGACACAACCAATACTTTCATGGAGGATAGTTTGGTAGACTGG GCGAGGCCTTTGCTCTCACGAACCTTGGAAGATAGAAACTTTGATGATCTGGCTGATCCCAAACTGAAAAATGATTATGACCCCAATGAGATGGCTCGCATGGTTGCTTGTGCTGCAGCTTCTGTGCGTCATTCAGGACGGCGTCGACCACGAATGAGCCAG ATTGTTCGTGCTTTGGAGGGAGAGGCGTCTCTAACTGATCTTAATGAAGGAATCAGACCTGGGCACAGCACTCAATACAGTTCTTATGGAAGCTCAGACTATGACACAAGCCAATACAATGAGGACATGAAAAAATTCAGGAAGATGGCATTGGGAAGCCAGGAGTATGGTGCCAGTAGTGAGTATAGTGGACGAACCAGTGAGTATGGTTTGTACCCTTCTGGGTCAAGCAGTGAAGGCCACAACACTCGAGAAATGGAGAtgggaaaaatgaagaaaagcaGTCTAGGTTTTAGTGGGGGCTCTTAA